In Burkholderia savannae, the DNA window CGCAATCCATTCCGCAGCATCGTCGTGCGGGCGCTCGAAATCGTCTTTGCGTGCGAGGAGGCGCTCAGGCTGATCGCCGCATACGAGCCGCCCGAGCAAGCCGCGCTGCCTGTCGGGCCGGTCGCAGGCGTCGGTTGCGGGTGCACCGAGGCGCCACGCGGCATCTGCTGGCACCGGTATGCGTTCGACGCTGACGGCACGATTCGCGAAGCACGCATCGTCCCGCCGACGTCGCAAAACCAGCCTAGCATCGAAGCGGATCTCGCCGCGCTGGCGGCGCCGCTCGTCGACGCGCCCGACGACGTCATCCGCGATCGGTGCGAGCGCGGGATTCGAAATCACGATCCGTGCATCTCGTGTTCCGCCCATTTCCTCAACTTCACGGTGAAGCGAACATGACGGGCACGATCGAACGGCAGGTCGGGCGACCCGCGATCCGCAGCGTGCGGGTCATCGGGGTTGGCAATCCGGACCGCGGCGACGACGGCATCGGTTGTCTCGTCGTGAAGCGGCTCGCCGGCCGCTTGCCGGCCGACGTCTCGCTGCTGACGCGCGGCGGCGACGTGATGGATATCGGCGACGACATGGCCGATATCGACGCATTGGTCTGCATCGACGCTGCCGCGCCGGCGGGCTCGCCAGGCCGGGTCAGCCGGATCGATCTGGCAGAGCAGGCGCTCGAGCAGGACGCGTCGTTCTCGTCCAGTCACGGGCTTGGCCTTGCGGAGGCGATCGCGCTGGCCGAAGCGTTGGGTACCGCGTCGCGGGACATCGTGATCTATGCGATCGAAGGTGCATCGTTCGTGCACGGCGCGGCAATCACGCCTGAAGTCGCCGCCGCTGCGGACGATGTGGCTGATCGGGTCGTCGCAGAGGTGGACAGGCTCAGGCGACGCATGAAGGAGGGCTCGAGCGATGCATGAAACAGGATTGGTTCGCGATCTCGTGCGAAGAATCGCCCACGCGGCCCACGAAGCGGGCGCGGACGGCGTGAGCGACGTCCATGTGTGGATAGGCGCACTGGTGCCGTTTTCCCAGGAGCATTTCCGCGAGCATTTCGAAGAGGAAGTACGCGGGACGCCCGTCGAGGGTGCCGCGCTCCATATCGAATCGTCCGATGATGTCGGAGACGCGAATGCTCAGCACGTGATGCTGAAGCGGGTCGGTCTGCGCGTACCGTCTGACGGACAAGACGCGCCATGATGGCGGACTTCCTGCGCGCGGCCGGTGAGGCCGGCGTTCCCCGGCGTTTGCGCATAATGGCCACCGGTGAGGTGCAGGGCGTCGGATTCCGGCCGTTTGTCTATCGGCTCGCAACAGGCGAAGGGCTCGCGGGCTTCGTGCGCAATACCTGCGACGGCGTGTTGCTCGAGGTCGAAGGCTCGCGGCCCGCGCTCGCGCGCTTCGTCGAGCGACTCGATTCGGAAGCCGCGGCCCCCATGCACATTCGCGACCGGCAGATCCGCGAGATTGCATCGCAAGGCGGAGACGTCTTCGAAATCGCACCCAGTACGCGAGAGGCCGGACGTCTGCCGGTCATCCTGCCTGACCTTGCCGTCTGCGCGGATTGTCTTGCCGAGATGGCCAATCCGGACGACCGTCGTTACCGCTATGCGTTCACGACCTGCATGCACTGCGGCCCGCGCTTTTCGATCATCGAAGGGGTTCCGTACGATCGGGGACGCACCACGATGCGGCAATACGCGATGTGCGACGCGTGCCGGGCCGAGTACGACGATCCCCGCTCGCGGCGCTTTCATGCCGAGACCAATGCGTGCCCGCGATGCGGTCCCGGGCTGACGCTGTGGGACGCCGACGGGCGGCAGAGGGCGACCGGGCAACAGGCGCTGCACGAAGCGGCAAACGCGCTGCGTAAAGGTGAAATCGTCGCGATGAAAGGCCTCGGTGGCTTTCAGTTGCTTGTCGACGCGCGCGGCGAACCGGCGGTGCGCCGTCTGCGCATGCGCAAAAACCGGCCGACGAAGCCGTTCGCGATCATGGCGCCGTCGTGCGACGCA includes these proteins:
- a CDS encoding hydrogenase maturation protease gives rise to the protein MTGTIERQVGRPAIRSVRVIGVGNPDRGDDGIGCLVVKRLAGRLPADVSLLTRGGDVMDIGDDMADIDALVCIDAAAPAGSPGRVSRIDLAEQALEQDASFSSSHGLGLAEAIALAEALGTASRDIVIYAIEGASFVHGAAITPEVAAAADDVADRVVAEVDRLRRRMKEGSSDA
- a CDS encoding hydrogenase/urease maturation nickel metallochaperone HypA, encoding MHETGLVRDLVRRIAHAAHEAGADGVSDVHVWIGALVPFSQEHFREHFEEEVRGTPVEGAALHIESSDDVGDANAQHVMLKRVGLRVPSDGQDAP